Sequence from the Fulvivirga ligni genome:
TTTGATGTGCACCTTTTCTACATAGCTGGCCCCTTCTCTGATATCGCTTTCAGTAAGAACAGCGTTTACTGTTTTCATAAGCTCTTCAGAGAAATCAGATCTAAATCTTCTTAATATGATCTTCTCTTCTTCCAGTTTTGGGTAATCCAGTTTTATCTTAAATAAGAATCTATCTAGCTGAGCTTCAGGTAGTTTGTAGGTTCCCTCCTGCTCTATCGGGTTTTGCGTGGCAATGATCATAAAAGGATACTCCATCGGGTAGGTAGTGCCATCTACAGTCACCTGTCTTTCTTCCATCACCTCAAAAAGCGCCGCCTGTGTTTTAGCTGGAGCACGGTTGATCTCATCAATGAGAATGATATTTGAAAATACCGGACCAGAACTGAATTTAAACTCAGATTCTTTCATGTTGAATACCGATGTACCTACCACATCAGTTGGCATTAAGTCAGGAGTAAACTGTATTCTGCTATAGCCTACAGAGAGAGACTTGGCAAACAGCTTGGCCCCCATGGTTTTAGCAAGCCCAGGCACACCTTCGAGCAAAATGTGTCCCTGAGTAAACAGTGAAACCATCATGAGATCTACAAGCTGATCCTGACCAATCAACAACTTCTTTATTTCCTGACGAACGGCTAATAAATTATTCTTAAACTTCAGCAGGTTTTCATCTTGCTGAGGTTCCTCTTGAAAAATGTTTTCTTCCATTACTTGCTCTTTTTATAAAATGACTCAATCTTATTGTGAAAAGACATTAGATCTTCAGATGAAATTTCCACCTTAAAATCTAGTCTTTCATATTCTTTTACAATGGCCTCTAGATCACTTTCAGCTACCTGAGACTTTAAACTTACTTTCTTAATGATTTCTGGCTCCATCTTCTGCGGATGGATATAATACCTATGGCGAATATAAGATAAGAATAGACTCCAGATATGATCTGCAATCTTTTTATGATTCTGCTCTTCATAATATAGATACCCCATGGTTTCAGCAAACTCAATGGAAGTATTTCTATTCTTCTCCAGCACAGGAATAATACGCTGTCTCCTCTTGGCATAGAATACGAAATAGATGATTACCGCAAATATGAGTAAATACCACGCCCACCGTAAAGGAGGTTGAGAAAGTATGTACTTCATAGGATTGTTCTGACTCTTGTCCGGCGTGAATGATTTCTTACTATATTCATCCCAATACAGGTTCTCTCCATGTGTCACCTGCATCATCTCTTCAGTGTAGGCCAGTAACTCCTCCCGGGTAAGATAATAGTTGGTAAAGGTTAATGGCGTGGTATAAAAATAAAGGTGGCCATCACCATACTCAATATCTACGAAATTAATCTTATTATTATCAATATAGCCTAATACGCTTAGGTTTTCAGCACATTCTAAACTATCCAGATACATCCAGCTATATTGGGTGGCTTCCTGATTGTATATGTGTTTGTATGAGAATTCGCTCTCATTTTCAATCAGTCTCATATCCGCCTTTTCGGAATTGATGAAATCAATGATGCCACATTCTTCATCGATCAATGAGTTAATCAGTCGATACGGGAAGTAATTAGTGGCTATAAAGGTTTCATTTCCACTGTAAGTAAACGCTAGCAGTGTATCCAGATCCTGATCAGTGTAATATGCGTTTTCTCCAATAAGCATATATACAGAGTTGCTGTATTCTGTGCTTAATAAATTTGCAATAGGTGTATTGATCTGAGTGTAATTACCATCATAGCTTCTTTTCATTAGCTCATGCATAATGAAGGTACCATATGGCTGTTGGCTTTCTATATTATAGCTTTCATTCCAATTGAAGACTTTTGTCCTTTTGTTGGTAAGAAAGAAATATAAAAAAACACCAATTAATACCGCTGCGCCTGCTCCTATGAGTATGTTTTTATTCATTGCCTTGAGCAGGGTTTATAGATTGAAAATAAGCTTTAAACTTATGGCTGGCATTAATGAGATAAGGATCTCCAACGTTTTTATCGCCGTACCAAACTAAGTGATATATATTAGTGACCTCTTCGAACTGATTATAGCTTTCATGGTCTCTCATTTCCATCATGTACTCCAGGTTAGTCTTCTCCTTTTTCCAATGAATGATGCCCTTTAGTGACAATTCCTTAATGATCATGAGATAGTAAATCCTTAAAGCTAGCTTGTAATTCTTGTCGGAAACAGCCTTTTTTAGCCAAATTAATAGGTCAGATTCCATTAATTTTTCCTCAAGATCTTCAACGGAAATATTATCACTTAGCTTTTTATTCTTAGGATTGAAGCCACCATGGCTTCCAAGTATTTTATATAACACAAATACCAGCACCGCTACTAGTACTAAAATCATGATGAACTGGAAGACCTGACCACCGAACGCAGGAATACTCCAGCTGGGGCCTGAAGAATCACTAGAGCTATACTCATCTCCATCTCCTCGCTCTACAGACTCATCATTGCTACCACGCTTATTTCTGGTGTTTTCATCTCTACCGTCTGAATAGTCTATTTCTTTGGTAATATCCTCCCATTCTTTCCTGTCAAAAGACTCGAATTTTTGGCCATACCCCAAAGTGGTAGTAATAATGAATAATAAAATAAATAGGTTACTCCTTCTCAATATCATCAACTATTTATTAAATGCATTAATCTTTTCAAGCAAGTACTTAGCAGTGGTAATTTCCGATAATGTTTGATACTGAATGTAGCTACCAATAATAAACAATGGTAAAATAAAAGCGATACCTAGCGTGATTACCAGGCCATTAAATGCCAGGGCCAGATAATACATAATGGTGGCATCATAAGCAAAGCTAGACTGTACAAAGTCCAGATAGAACGTCATGAAAGGTGAATCTATCAGAAACATGAATACGCTTAATATGAATATTAAGAGCGCATATAGGCCAATCATTCTTCCACCACTTTGCCCTAAAAACTCTCTAAATCTACTAAAGGCACTACCAAAGGAGACGCCTTCGTGAAACATCACTGAGATAACATACAGGCCTAATGGAAAAATCAACAAAAAGAGAACAATAGCCAGTACATGATGCATAAAGAACAAGGCATTGAGAATCAAGCCTATCGTCAATGCTGCAGTGATAATTTTGGCCTTTGAAATCTTATTATTGAAGAACTTTAGTGTTTGATTATAGGCTAGATATATTAACCCTGCCAAGGCCAGTGCATTAATAAGAAATAACAGTGGAGTTTCTGTGTGCTCCAAAAGTGAAAGCACCTTCATAAGTATAAAAGAATCTACTTGAATAAGGCCTCCCTCTATTAATCCCTTTAAGGCAAAAGCATAGCCTGTCACAGCCAGAGCACAAACACCTAATGCCGGAATGAAATACTTCTTGAAAATTTTGGTGTAAAGCACCACAGAGTCTCTGAATATTTCGTTCATAGACTGTACCTCTCCGTTATATGCTTCTATGTTATAGTCATCAGCTTTGGAGCTGCTATCTTTTATGGGTTGAATGGTGCCATTTCTATGCTTTTTATAAGGCAGCCATGCAAAATAGAATAAAATGAATACCAATGAGCAGATGATGAGAGCCAGTTTGATAACCGCAGGTGCGTCAGTATATCTGGTAAGAAATGATTCTATAATAGCAGCAAATACCAGTATGGGGACTATGCCTATTAATAGTTTTATTCCTAATCGGGCCGATTGCTGGAAGGCTCGCAGTCTGGAATGAGTACCTGGAAAGACAAACCCTTTGCCTAAAACTATTCCTGCAGCACCAGCAATTATAATCGCGGATATCTCTAATGTGCCATGGAGCCAAATGGTGAGCATCGATTCCATGACTAATCCTCTTTCTAGAAAGAAGTATTGAAAAGAGCCGAGCATGATGCCATTAAATATCATTACAATAATGGAGCCCAGCGAAAAAAAAGACACCCATAATAAATGTCATAAATGCGACTCGAACATTATTTACAGATATATGCAGAAACATGTCTACTTCCCCCTGGCTTTTGTAGATAGCCATAGGATCTCCTTTTTCTATATTCTCAAGTGTCTGATTTACATATTCATCACCAAGGATGGTGTTTACAAACTGAGCATCATTGGCAGCCGACACTACCCCTATGGCCACAGCCAGCAAAAATACTAGTAGAGCTAATAGAAGTTCTTTTCGGCAATGGAAGGATATGCTTGGTAGCTCATCTCTCCAAAATTTGATAATCTTATTTCTGCCCTCCTTCTTGTTCTTGTAGATGTTATAAAAGAGTTGCTGAGCCAGATTATTTAGGTATATCTTAATAGAGCGATTAGGATAATTAGTCCTCGCATACGATAAATCATCAGTAATTTGAATGAACAAATCTCCTAACTGATCCGGGTCTCTTCTTTTCAGTCGAAGTAATTGTTCAAACTTCAACCATTTTTCCTTATTTTGCTCAATAAATTTTGTTTCCTTCATTCAAAAAGGGATCAAATAATATTTTAGACTGGCAATATGCAAAAAATTGAAATTAACACCACACAAAATGTGAGTATTGAGTTTGAAATAGCTCCATTAAGAGATCGGATTATTGGCTTTGTAATCGATTTTTTAATTCTGATGGGAAGCACATTCTTTCTTCTGACGTTTGGTACTGTTTTTACCGGAGGCCTTGGAATGCAATATGTTTTGTATTTGGCGGTCATGCCGATTTTCTTTTTTTACTCAATACTGATGGAGGTGCTGAATAATGGCCAGACCCTTGGCAAAAAGGCTATGGACATTAAGGTAGTGAAATTAAACGGACTAAATCCCAGATCTAGCGATTACATTTTAAGATGGGCATTTAGAATGATTGATATTTACTTTTCATTTGGAGCATTGGCCTCGATTTTCATCAGTAGTTCTAACAGAAGGCAAAGGCTGGGTGATATGGCAGCTGAAACTACTGTAATAAAAATAAAGCCGAGTCAGAAGCTCAGATTCAGTGATATTATTAGAATCAATAATATTGATACTTACCAGCCTAAGTTCCCTGAGGTGCGTAAGTTGTCAGAAGATCATATGCTTTTAATCAAATCTGTGCTGGAGAGATATAGAAAGTTCCCTAATCCGGCTCATCGTCAGGCATTAAGAACTGCAGTAGCTAATGTTAGAGAGAAATTATCTATTGATGAAATACCTATGAGCGATGCGGACTTTCTTAAAACATTGATCAACGATTACGTTGTGCTAACCCGTTAAAATTGCATAGTATGAGTATAAATAAAAAAGTTACTGGCATAGGAGGAATTTTCTTCAAAACGAAAGATCCTGTTAAGATGCGTGAATGGTATACTGAGCATTTAGGATTGGTAACAAACGAATATGGTTCTCTTTTTGAATTTAGAAACTCTGAAAACCCGGAGAAGAAGGAATACTTGCAATGGAGCACATTTTCCGAAGACACCAAGTATTTTGAACCGAGTAAAAAGGAATTTATGATCAATTATAGGGTGGAGAATCTGGAGGCTTTGGTGGACGAGCTAAAGGCTAATGGGGTGAAGATTCTCGATGAAATTGCCACTTATGATTATGGTAAATTCGTGCATATCCTTGATCCTGAAAACAACAGCATAGAACTCTGGGAGCCCATAGATCAGGTTTTTACTGATAATTACGAAGACGAAACTACAAAATAAAAAAGAGAGCCCCGACCATTACTGATCGGGGCTCTCTTTTTTATTGTTTATATCAATTATTTCATTGAATCTCCAACCTCATTACTGCTGAAATCACCTTTTAGGTGCTTATTCAGATAATCAACATATTGAGCATATAATAACACGTAGCTCGTGCCGTCATACGCCACACCGTGAGCTCCAGGAGGATATATTCTCAAATCAGCGTCTTTACCATTGTCAATCAATGCTTTTACAAGCTGCATGGTATTCTGTACGTGAACATTTTCATCCATCGTAGAATGAGCAATGAACATTTTCCCATCCAGACCTGCAGCAGCAGCGGATGAAGCGCTTGACTTATAGCCTTCTTCATTATCACCTAATAAATCCATATACCTTTCAGTATAAATACTGTCATATAATCTCCAATCTGTAACAGGTGCACCAACTAATGAAACTTTAAATACACCTGGGTGATTTAGCATAGTGTAGCTAGACATATAGCCACCATAGCTATGGCCTCTAATGGCCATTCTATCACCATCCACCCATGGGTTAGATGCTAAATGTTTTACAGTTTGCACAAAGTCGTAGCTTTCTTTTTCTCCCAGGTTTCTGTAAACCACTTTTTCAAAAGCACTGCCGTAACCACCAGAACCTCTGTTGTTAACGCTTGCAATCACATAGCCATTCTGAGCTAAATATTGCTCCCACGTATCGCTACCAAATTCATTATAAACAGACTGTGCTCCTGGTCCACCATAGATATTTAGCACTAAAGGATATTTATTGCTAGGGTCAAAATCTTTTGGTTTGATCATATACCCGTCAAGCTTCTGTCCATCTTCTGTAGTAAAGCTAAAAAGTTCTTTAGGAGCGTAAAAATGCTCTTCTGTGTATTTCTTTACAGCAACATTGTCCTCAAACTTTTTGATCATCTTTCCTTTTACAGACCATAACTCTACTTGGCGAGGTGTTGAAACATTGCTGTAATTATCAATGTAATACTGACCGTTAGGTGCTACGTTTAAGTGATGTCTGCCTTCATCACGAGTTAATTTCTTTTTTCCTTTTCCGCTGAAATTAACTGCATACAGATGTCTCTCTACTGAAGATTCTTCAGTACTTGTGAAATAAATAGTGCTCTTCTTAGAGTCAACTGCCTCTACACGAACTACTTCCCAGTTTCCTTTAGTTACCTGGTTGAGTAATTTTCCAGTATAATCATATCTGTAGATATGGCTGAAACCGTCTCTATCTGAAATCCATAAGAATTCATTTTTGCCTTCTGGGAAGAAGAATAAATGATTGATACCAGCGAAAAAGTCAAAGACATCAATCCACTGCTCGGATTTCTCCTCCATGATTACTTTACCTTTGCCGGTAGTTACGTC
This genomic interval carries:
- a CDS encoding AAA family ATPase, giving the protein MEENIFQEEPQQDENLLKFKNNLLAVRQEIKKLLIGQDQLVDLMMVSLFTQGHILLEGVPGLAKTMGAKLFAKSLSVGYSRIQFTPDLMPTDVVGTSVFNMKESEFKFSSGPVFSNIILIDEINRAPAKTQAALFEVMEERQVTVDGTTYPMEYPFMIIATQNPIEQEGTYKLPEAQLDRFLFKIKLDYPKLEEEKIILRRFRSDFSEELMKTVNAVLTESDIREGASYVEKVHIKDEILDYIANIIYDTRNNGDLFLGASPRASLALMRASKAVAVMNGRDYVIPDDVKLVAKPVLNHRIILNPDRELEGIEPEDVIEEIIKKTEVPR
- a CDS encoding DUF4350 domain-containing protein, which encodes MNKNILIGAGAAVLIGVFLYFFLTNKRTKVFNWNESYNIESQQPYGTFIMHELMKRSYDGNYTQINTPIANLLSTEYSNSVYMLIGENAYYTDQDLDTLLAFTYSGNETFIATNYFPYRLINSLIDEECGIIDFINSEKADMRLIENESEFSYKHIYNQEATQYSWMYLDSLECAENLSVLGYIDNNKINFVDIEYGDGHLYFYTTPLTFTNYYLTREELLAYTEEMMQVTHGENLYWDEYSKKSFTPDKSQNNPMKYILSQPPLRWAWYLLIFAVIIYFVFYAKRRQRIIPVLEKNRNTSIEFAETMGYLYYEEQNHKKIADHIWSLFLSYIRHRYYIHPQKMEPEIIKKVSLKSQVAESDLEAIVKEYERLDFKVEISSEDLMSFHNKIESFYKKSK
- a CDS encoding RDD family protein → MQKIEINTTQNVSIEFEIAPLRDRIIGFVIDFLILMGSTFFLLTFGTVFTGGLGMQYVLYLAVMPIFFFYSILMEVLNNGQTLGKKAMDIKVVKLNGLNPRSSDYILRWAFRMIDIYFSFGALASIFISSSNRRQRLGDMAAETTVIKIKPSQKLRFSDIIRINNIDTYQPKFPEVRKLSEDHMLLIKSVLERYRKFPNPAHRQALRTAVANVREKLSIDEIPMSDADFLKTLINDYVVLTR
- a CDS encoding VOC family protein, with product MSINKKVTGIGGIFFKTKDPVKMREWYTEHLGLVTNEYGSLFEFRNSENPEKKEYLQWSTFSEDTKYFEPSKKEFMINYRVENLEALVDELKANGVKILDEIATYDYGKFVHILDPENNSIELWEPIDQVFTDNYEDETTK
- a CDS encoding S9 family peptidase — encoded protein: MKNKSLILLLILTWCSFAASAQNQEYANVKDALFSRGRLSGGSGPQSVNWIDNGERFSFIERGSNNQPEIKSFNPKTGKEELIFSSAGTTFPGSDDAFSYGSFQWSKDSKYILFQTNFRPVWRRSGISDFYFYSVADKSLKLVAKDAQTAEISPDGTKVGFERGGNLFVFDFASKKETQLTFDAEEYFYNGRYGWVYEEEFGLAQAWSWSPDSKYIAYWQSDEREVPIFQMTDYAGQHAEYVNVPYPEVGDPNPLVKIGVLDVSAAKNVWMNVPLDGGYIPRIYWTSESGKLAIVHMNRKQNHLKLYFSDVTTGKGKVIMEEKSEQWIDVFDFFAGINHLFFFPEGKNEFLWISDRDGFSHIYRYDYTGKLLNQVTKGNWEVVRVEAVDSKKSTIYFTSTEESSVERHLYAVNFSGKGKKKLTRDEGRHHLNVAPNGQYYIDNYSNVSTPRQVELWSVKGKMIKKFEDNVAVKKYTEEHFYAPKELFSFTTEDGQKLDGYMIKPKDFDPSNKYPLVLNIYGGPGAQSVYNEFGSDTWEQYLAQNGYVIASVNNRGSGGYGSAFEKVVYRNLGEKESYDFVQTVKHLASNPWVDGDRMAIRGHSYGGYMSSYTMLNHPGVFKVSLVGAPVTDWRLYDSIYTERYMDLLGDNEEGYKSSASSAAAAGLDGKMFIAHSTMDENVHVQNTMQLVKALIDNGKDADLRIYPPGAHGVAYDGTSYVLLYAQYVDYLNKHLKGDFSSNEVGDSMK